A genome region from Erigeron canadensis isolate Cc75 chromosome 3, C_canadensis_v1, whole genome shotgun sequence includes the following:
- the LOC122590638 gene encoding uncharacterized protein LOC122590638, whose product MVEPMVKAAIEISTLLARSFFMGFSTTLLALLARLRDLTQQILLDVVLVFNMVSSLSNKRQSIKLNQEGIDVFREYCLKNEEAVFLECIWETDKFILLEQKSEPENKLPGTIENDVVAQGLSAVEYQSFEIILGDNKPVDTIADWTPEKDTIPVKMDSRSSQEGLTNDCKEVGCQSDAKDLSGVQSPSIKTLGPEQLLSSRLLVPSDLPVPKPEPKKKVAFISVKRPQPSNANDR is encoded by the exons CGATCCTTCTTCATGGGTTTTTCCACGACTCTGTTGGCCCTGCTTGCACGTCTTCGAGATTTGACCCAGCAA ATATTACTCGATGTTGTTTTGGTATTCAACATGGTTTCATCTCTATCCAATAAGCGGCAGTCTATTAAGCTGAATCAAGAAGGAATtgat GTTTTTAGGGAATATTGCCTGAAAAATGAGGAAGCTGTGTTTTTGGAGTGTATCTGGGAAACTGATAAGTTCATCTTACTCGAGCAGAAGAGTGAACCCGAAAACAAACTCCCAGGGACAATAGAAAATGACGTTGTAGCTCAAGGTTTATCTGCAGTGGAGTATCAAAGTTTTGAAATTATTCTTGGAG ACAATAAACCAGTGGATACAATAGCGGACTGGACTCCCGAAAAAGATACCATTCCTGTCAAAATGGACAGTCGTTCTTCACAGGAGGGTCTTACTAATGATTGCAAAGAAGTTGGCTGTCAAAGTGATGCAAAAGATCTTTCGGGTGTCCAATCTCCTTCCATCAAGACCCTAGGACCAGAACAGTTACTGAGCTCCAGGTTATTGGTTCCCTCGGATCTTCCGGTACCTAAACccgaaccaaaaaaaaaagttgcattCATATCTGTGAAGAGACCGCAACCTTCGAATGCTAATGACAGGTAG